Proteins encoded within one genomic window of Posidoniimonas corsicana:
- a CDS encoding hypervirulence associated TUDOR domain-containing protein gives MSNSYSEGDPVKWKWGNGYGHGKVQSRFEKRVTRKIDGQEVTRDGSQENPAYYVHVEDGNNVLKLGSELEKA, from the coding sequence ATGAGCAATTCCTACAGCGAAGGTGATCCCGTGAAGTGGAAGTGGGGGAACGGCTACGGGCACGGGAAGGTACAGAGCCGGTTCGAGAAGCGGGTCACCCGCAAGATCGATGGCCAGGAGGTCACCCGCGACGGCTCACAGGAGAACCCGGCCTACTACGTGCACGTCGAAGACGGCAATAACGTGCTCAAGCTGGGGAGCGAACTGGAGAAGGCATGA
- a CDS encoding GNAT family N-acetyltransferase, protein MGTSSIDIRTLFDGEVAAAQELSNRIPDVFTAYLQERLPNFFEISEVVDPPREPRLAVGAYDEGRLVGAASVSVALGPDAWQEVRHDWDAIEERFTNHELGVYFTLLGDWNRALIGAPEGALFIHSLCVEPSHRGRGVGRRLVAGAIERLETAERGTLFMEVARRRGWRRFCEPLGFRTVRRTLSLSDRLQFGCWGVVLLKYESGDAARVFRAE, encoded by the coding sequence GTGGGCACAAGCAGCATCGATATCCGAACCCTCTTTGACGGTGAGGTGGCCGCGGCGCAGGAACTCTCTAACCGCATCCCGGATGTGTTCACCGCTTACCTGCAGGAGCGGCTCCCCAACTTCTTCGAGATCTCCGAAGTCGTCGATCCCCCGCGCGAACCGCGGCTAGCGGTGGGCGCCTACGACGAGGGGCGACTCGTCGGTGCGGCTTCGGTCTCGGTCGCCCTGGGCCCCGATGCGTGGCAGGAGGTCCGGCATGATTGGGACGCCATCGAAGAACGGTTTACCAATCACGAGCTCGGCGTCTACTTTACGCTGCTCGGCGACTGGAACCGGGCGTTGATCGGCGCGCCGGAAGGAGCGCTCTTCATCCACTCGCTCTGCGTCGAGCCCAGCCACCGCGGCCGGGGCGTCGGGCGGCGTCTCGTGGCTGGCGCTATCGAACGACTGGAAACCGCTGAGCGTGGGACGCTCTTCATGGAGGTGGCGCGGCGGCGAGGGTGGCGGCGGTTCTGTGAGCCGCTCGGCTTCCGCACGGTGCGTCGGACACTTTCCCTGTCCGACCGGCTCCAGTTCGGCTGCTGGGGCGTGGTGCTGCTGAAGTACGAGAGTGGCGACGCGGCGCGGGTCTTCCGCGCCGAGTAG
- a CDS encoding DUF427 domain-containing protein has protein sequence MRPRPDKPGPGQESVWDYPRPPAIERCGRRIRIVFSGVTIVDTCESHRVLETSHPPVFYVPLSPQLAEHLTPAGGGSFCEWKGGAKYFDLRVGQQVAERAAWGYPRPSQRFAAIAGCVAFYPGRVDACYVDDQLVTPQPGGFYGGWITDDVVGPFKGVPGSMGW, from the coding sequence GTGCGCCCTCGTCCTGATAAACCGGGGCCCGGCCAGGAGTCGGTGTGGGACTACCCGCGTCCGCCGGCGATCGAGCGGTGCGGACGCCGCATCCGGATAGTCTTCTCAGGCGTGACGATTGTCGACACGTGTGAGTCGCACCGCGTGCTCGAGACCAGTCACCCGCCGGTCTTCTATGTCCCGCTGTCGCCGCAACTCGCCGAGCACCTTACGCCGGCGGGCGGCGGCTCGTTCTGCGAGTGGAAGGGCGGTGCGAAGTACTTCGACCTTCGGGTCGGCCAGCAGGTGGCCGAACGGGCGGCCTGGGGCTATCCACGCCCGTCACAGCGATTTGCTGCGATTGCAGGCTGCGTCGCGTTCTACCCAGGCCGGGTGGACGCCTGCTATGTCGACGACCAGCTCGTCACCCCGCAGCCGGGCGGTTTTTATGGCGGGTGGATCACAGATGATGTCGTTGGACCGTTCAAGGGCGTCCCGGGGTCGATGGGCTGGTGA
- a CDS encoding PEP-CTERM sorting domain-containing protein (PEP-CTERM proteins occur, often in large numbers, in the proteomes of bacteria that also encode an exosortase, a predicted intramembrane cysteine proteinase. The presence of a PEP-CTERM domain at a protein's C-terminus predicts cleavage within the sorting domain, followed by covalent anchoring to some some component of the (usually Gram-negative) cell surface. Many PEP-CTERM proteins exhibit an unusual sequence composition that includes large numbers of potential glycosylation sites. Expression of one such protein has been shown restore the ability of a bacterium to form floc, a type of biofilm.) — MRSTSLLCLAVGCAALAATSAQAAFLIEIDTDGADDGVLTYNSHFTFGGDTMTASQSSASSAFGLTGGDSIFGGDGVNDPDTYVYRYDPTTDADNLNTAGQALGVRLDGTPVAGSGNVGGAAGPYRVYAAWPFTTNVNAAGVTYTAVSGANSFSVLVDQNDPAIQGGWVYLGDIDYDGSSGIILTQEAEVNSFVSMRSAAVMFEPVPEPAAVLLTSLAAAAALARRRQR, encoded by the coding sequence ATGAGATCGACATCGCTGTTGTGCCTCGCAGTTGGCTGCGCGGCTCTCGCCGCCACCTCTGCCCAGGCGGCCTTCCTAATCGAGATCGATACCGACGGCGCCGACGACGGCGTGCTGACGTACAACTCACACTTCACCTTCGGGGGCGACACCATGACCGCATCGCAGTCCTCGGCGAGTTCGGCTTTCGGGCTGACCGGCGGCGACAGCATCTTCGGCGGCGACGGCGTCAACGACCCCGACACCTACGTCTACCGCTACGACCCGACGACGGACGCCGACAACCTTAACACGGCCGGCCAGGCGCTCGGCGTCAGGCTGGACGGCACGCCCGTGGCCGGGTCGGGGAATGTCGGCGGCGCGGCCGGCCCCTACCGCGTCTACGCCGCGTGGCCATTCACCACCAACGTCAATGCTGCGGGCGTCACCTACACCGCGGTTTCTGGGGCGAACAGCTTCTCGGTGCTGGTCGATCAGAACGACCCCGCGATTCAGGGCGGCTGGGTCTACCTCGGTGACATCGACTACGACGGCTCCAGCGGGATCATCCTGACCCAAGAGGCGGAGGTTAACAGCTTCGTCTCGATGCGGTCGGCGGCCGTGATGTTCGAGCCGGTCCCCGAACCCGCCGCGGTCCTGCTGACCTCGCTGGCGGCCGCGGCCGCACTGGCGCGTCGGCGTCAACGCTAG
- a CDS encoding DUF1559 family PulG-like putative transporter, whose translation MSDVAVNFRHARSRRRGVSLVEMLVVVAIIGMLAALLLPAIQASREASRRGQCQNNLRQIGLAIQVYNDHHGHYPSARDQTGVYGASWAFELLPYLEQQAQHDSFLPTVRVDDDRNAAAMRTPVALYFCPTRRPPAADRDFDNGGSPPRVRGVAAGGDYAANAGLHHNYKTPPELGGPDHPLAMSITAGPIYTKSRVTDRHVTDGLSKTFAVGERHTPMEDVAAGEPEVRDLRLGDTAYFAADTAAAILGGSRWGLATGPRDANVFKFGSAHAGVTFFVFLDCHTVAVPSDVDLAVLQEGSVIGDGGQVSTAEYPW comes from the coding sequence ATGTCCGATGTTGCTGTCAATTTCCGCCACGCTCGGAGCAGGCGGCGTGGGGTGTCGCTGGTCGAGATGCTGGTGGTTGTCGCCATAATCGGGATGCTGGCTGCGTTGCTGCTGCCGGCGATCCAGGCCAGCCGCGAAGCGTCACGCCGCGGGCAGTGCCAGAACAACCTGCGGCAGATCGGCCTCGCCATCCAGGTCTACAACGACCACCACGGCCACTACCCTTCGGCCCGCGATCAGACCGGCGTGTACGGCGCGTCGTGGGCGTTTGAGCTGCTGCCCTACTTGGAGCAGCAGGCGCAGCACGACAGCTTCCTGCCCACCGTGCGCGTGGACGACGACCGCAACGCCGCGGCGATGCGGACACCGGTCGCCCTGTACTTCTGCCCAACGCGGCGGCCACCGGCTGCCGACCGCGACTTCGACAACGGCGGCTCGCCCCCGCGGGTGCGCGGCGTCGCGGCGGGCGGTGACTACGCCGCTAACGCGGGCCTGCACCACAACTACAAGACGCCGCCCGAGCTGGGAGGCCCCGACCACCCGCTGGCGATGTCGATCACCGCCGGCCCGATCTACACCAAGTCGCGCGTCACGGACCGCCACGTCACCGACGGGCTCTCTAAGACGTTCGCCGTGGGTGAGCGGCACACCCCGATGGAGGACGTGGCCGCCGGCGAGCCCGAGGTCCGTGACCTGCGGCTCGGCGACACCGCCTACTTCGCCGCGGACACGGCGGCCGCCATTCTTGGCGGGTCCCGCTGGGGCCTAGCAACGGGACCCCGGGACGCCAACGTGTTCAAGTTCGGCAGCGCCCACGCCGGGGTCACCTTCTTTGTGTTCCTCGACTGCCACACCGTAGCCGTGCCCAGCGACGTCGACCTAGCCGTGCTGCAGGAGGGGTCGGTCATCGGCGACGGCGGGCAGGTCTCGACGGCCGAGTACCCCTGGTAG
- a CDS encoding SDR family NAD(P)-dependent oxidoreductase encodes MIAPRKPRQPEEQVVLVTGASVGLGLAIARRLLSERHERGYRLVLTARESSLPRFAENGVSEEEGVWIRALDVTDADQRLAVVDEINRRLGGVDVLINNAGVAYRSCVEHVTEPERLHQMNINFRSPIELARAVLPGMRAKRRGKIVNISSVGGMMAMPTMSVYSASKFALEGASEALYYELKPWNVSVTLIQPGFMRSDAFEKVPYTIMSARASGDCADPYHEHYFHMEAFIGKAMNRALATPDSVARKVAAVLRSRSPPLRVYGSADAVAFAWLRGLLPRRVYTWILYRNLPRVREWAKRA; translated from the coding sequence ATGATTGCGCCCCGCAAGCCGCGTCAGCCGGAGGAGCAGGTCGTGCTTGTCACCGGCGCGTCGGTCGGCCTGGGCCTTGCTATCGCCCGCCGCCTGCTGAGCGAACGCCACGAGCGGGGCTACAGGCTCGTGCTCACCGCGCGCGAGTCGTCGCTGCCGCGGTTCGCGGAGAACGGGGTATCGGAAGAGGAGGGCGTTTGGATCCGCGCGCTCGACGTTACCGACGCGGACCAGCGGCTGGCGGTTGTCGACGAGATCAACCGGCGCCTGGGCGGCGTCGACGTGCTGATCAACAACGCGGGCGTCGCGTACCGTTCGTGCGTCGAGCACGTGACCGAGCCGGAACGGCTGCACCAGATGAACATCAACTTCCGCTCTCCCATCGAGCTGGCCAGGGCGGTCCTGCCGGGGATGCGGGCGAAACGTCGCGGCAAGATCGTCAATATCTCATCGGTGGGCGGCATGATGGCCATGCCGACGATGTCCGTCTACTCGGCATCGAAGTTCGCTCTGGAGGGCGCCAGCGAGGCGCTCTACTACGAACTTAAGCCGTGGAATGTATCGGTCACGCTGATCCAGCCCGGGTTCATGCGTTCCGACGCGTTCGAGAAGGTGCCGTACACAATTATGAGCGCCCGCGCGTCCGGCGACTGCGCGGACCCCTACCATGAGCACTACTTCCACATGGAGGCGTTCATCGGCAAGGCCATGAATCGCGCGCTCGCCACGCCCGATTCGGTCGCGCGCAAGGTGGCCGCCGTGCTCCGCTCGCGCTCCCCGCCACTGCGTGTGTACGGCAGCGCCGACGCGGTCGCATTCGCCTGGCTCCGCGGGCTGCTGCCCAGGCGTGTCTACACGTGGATCCTGTACCGCAACCTGCCGCGTGTGCGAGAATGGGCCAAGCGGGCCTAG